The genomic stretch ACTGTCAGAGTATAACAAAGGCTTGTATGGCACCGAGGGCTTTGTTAAGTCTGAGGAGCTTGGCTTACGTCAGTGGGCCTTTATGTCGCCTTGGATGTTGGCTGGTCGTGCACCAGATGCAGAAAGCTTTGATAAGCTGTTTCATTATATTGGTAAGTATCGTGAGCATTGGGCGCAGTTGATTGAAAACGGTATCCCACAAGATTGTTTGGAAGGCGTGGATATGTCCAAAATTGCTGATCGTGACTATCGCAATCGCTGCGCCGCCTTTAACCGTGATGTTGATCCGGTATATAACCAGTTGTTACCGCTAATGGGGCAGGAAGAAGGTGATCGTCAGATTCAGGTCCTGCGTTGTGTAGATGGTATCGAGCAAGATGGTGATTATCAGTTTTAATTAAGTCCGATGTTCGGCTAAAGCCAGAGCTATTTAGCTCTGGCTTTTTTATTGCTGGCTTTTTTGCTGTTGAACTTTACAATTTGTGCTTACTTTAGCTAAAGCGTTGATAGCACACCCATGAGTAGCGAAAACGATAAAAATTCTCCAGTAGCCATAGGCCCCTGGTGGCGAAAATCCTCTGAACTGATTTATGACAATCCCTGGATTTCACTGCGCCATGAAGAAGTAATCACACCCGCTGGCAGTGACGGCATTTATGGCAAAATTCATTTTAAGAATAGGGCGTTGGGCATTATTCCGTTAGATGAGAATTTGCAGACGGTGTTAGTTGGTCAGTACCGTTATGCACTGGATGAATACAGCTGGGAGATTCCGATGGGTGGCGGCTCTTTCGATCAGTCGCCCTTAAGTGCTGCGCAGCGTGAGTTGCAAGAAGAGACAGGCCTTCATGGTGGTGACTGGCAGCAATTATTTAAACTGCATACGTCCAACTCCGTCACCGATGAGGAAGGCTATGTATTTTTAGCCCGCAATCTACAACCGGGTCAGCAAGCGTTGGAAGATACTGAGGGCGACTTGGTGTTAAAACAGCTGCCTTTGAAGGACGCTGTGGCGATGGTCACCCGCGGCGAAATTACCGATCTTATTTCAATTGCCGGTTTATTGGCGGTGGAAAAATTATTAAAGAGTGGTGATTAGTTTTCATGGCTGCCCTTAATCTGAACGACAATGAAGTGCATATCTGGCGTACCGATATCCAATCAGTGCCGCCAGTACTATTGCCTGAATTTTTATCGATCATGTCCTTGGAGGAGCGCGAACGTAATCAGCGTTTCAAATTTGAGCAGGGGCGTTTTGATCACGCGTTAACTCGCGCATTGGTGCGTACGGTTTTATCCCGGTACTGCCAGCGCCAGCCTGAGGAATGGCGTTTTACCCAAGGTGAGCATGGCAAACCGGAGTTAGTGGATGCGCCAGTGGCGCTGGAATTTAACCTCAGTCACAGCTGTCGTTTTATTGTTTGTGCGGTCAGCAAACAGATGAAAATTGGAGTGGATGTTGAGCATACTGAGAGAAAAAATAGTCTGTCCTCGATAGCTGACCGGTTTTTTTCTGAGCAGGAAGTCAAAGATTTATTCGCATTGCCCGCGGCGGAACAAAGTAGCCGTTTTTTTGATTACTGGACGCTAAAAGAAGCTTATATGAAGGCGCGTGGAGAGGGGATTTCTCTGGGGCTGGGGAATTTCGGTTTTAGTTTTAACAATGAGGAGATAGCCATCGCCATGGCACCCATACTGAAGGATAACCCCGCCGATTGGTATTTTGAATTATCCAGCCCCAGTCCTGATCAGCGTATGGCACTGGCGGTTAAAATCGCTGGCTTACCACAGCCTCTGGATATCCAGCGGTTTGACGTTATCCCGCTATTAACAGCAGGTTAACGGTGTTACTCCGGCGAATTTAAATGCCTTTTAAGAACGGTTGTATTGTTTGCAGAACACCCTTAAAACATTTTGGGTTGCCGGCAACGATGTTGCCTGATTCCATATAGCCGTTGCCGCCCCGAAAGTCTGAAACCAAGCCGCCGGATTCGCGAATTAATAATACCCCCGCAGCGATATCCCATTGGTTCAGGCTAATTTCCCAAAACGCATCCAGTCGGCCGGCAGCAACATACGCTAAATCCAGTGAAGCGGCGCCAGCGCGACGAATACCGGCGGTTTGTTTGGCGACGGCGGCCATGCTTTCGGTGTAGGCCGGGATATGATCTTCACTACGGGATTTATAAGGGATACCAGTGCCAATTAATGCGCCGTCGAGAGATTTACGGTTGCTGACACGCATTCTGCGGCCATTAAGCTGGGCACCTTTGCCACGGCTGGCGGTAAATTCTTCCCGCCGTATGGGGTCGAGAATCACAGCATGTTCCAGTTGCCCTTTGTATAGGCAAGCGATTGAAATAGCGAAGTGGGGGATACCGCGAATAAAGTTCGTGGTGCCATCAATCGGATCGATCACCCACTGGTAATCACTGTCGGCATTGCCTTGACGGCCACCTTCTTCGCCCAGAAAGCCATGATCAGGGTGGGCTTTGGAGATATGGTAAATCACTTCCTTTTCTGCAGCCTGATCGACTTCAGTGACAAAGTCGTTAGCACTTTTTTCCTTTACCTCCAGGGTATCCAGCTGATCAGTGGCGCGGGCAACAATTTCGCCAGCCTGGCGCGCAGCACGGAGGGCAATATTTAGCATGGGTTCCATTGGGTAGACCTTATCGATTGAGCTGGATTTAGTGGCGGCGGATTATAGCAGCAACGGGATAAATAGTGCTAACGCTGAGGTTGGCTTTCCCTTGAGTGGATAGTGCTCATTTGAAGTATATCTAGAACCTTGGTAGCGCAAAGGGCTACTAAGGCTCTGTCATTAAAGGGCTGCACACTTGATTTGGCTTGATCCATTGGTCATGAGACACATGACAGCGCCGCTGCCGTTCTGCTGAGCCAAGTCTCAAATCAAGTTTTATGCAGTGTTTCAGGGTGTAACCAGGTGGAATAAATCACCCCGTGAATGCTACCTAATTCGGCTTGCAGGTCATCAATATACTGATGCAGTTTGATGCCTTCCAGTGCGCTTAAATCGACGGTGCGCAGGCGTTTTGAGATGGTTTTTATCACACCTAGGGTTTTGTCGTGGTGATCCAAACGCTGCACACAGGATTCAAGTTCCGCTAAATTAAATGCGGTTGAACGCGGGAATACCTCACTTTTTAGTAAGAAATCCAGTACCGCTTCAGGTTTCACTTTTTGTGAAGTATCGAGCCGGTACATTTGATAAGCACTGAGCGAACGCAGAATACTGATCCATAACACATTGCGATAGGGTTCAATTTCTTCGCGGGCGCCGCTGAGTGATGCCGAGCCTGCATCAACGATACGTGTAGTCATATCTGCTTGTTCAAGATTGCTACCCAGACGGATAAATTGGTAGGCATCGCCATGATTCATTGTGGTGGCTAACAGCCCGGTAATTTGCTGGCAGGACATAATGATATCGTTGAGTACTTTGTGTCGGCTACTGCGGGATAAATACATACCGGAACGTTTCGATACACTTAAATACAGTGCGTTGACGCACTCCCAGGTTTCGCTGGGTAAGACTTCGCGGGTGGTTCGCATATTTTCGCGCGCACTGGCGATTGTGCTAATCACTGAACCTTGATGGCTTCGATCACTGAAAATAAAGGAGATAATATTTTTTTCAGTGGCCTCCTTTTGCGTTGCTTTAAATTCTTCATGGATACCCAGCATATCGACCAGCAAACTCCAGTCTGGTTGAATGTTTTTGGGCAGATCAAGAATCAGTTGATGGCGCACTAGCATTAAGCGGGCAATATTTTCTGTGCGTTCAACGTAGCGGGCAAACCAATAAACACGTTCTGCAGTTTGGGATAACATTTATTTGCCCTCCGTTTCGACGATCCAGGTGTCTTTACTACCACCGCCCTGGGATGAGTTAACCACCAGTGAACCTTTGCGCAATGCCACCCGTGTTAGTCCGCCGGGCGTTACATAGGATGAGTCGCCTTGCAAAATAAAGGGGCGTAAATCCAGATGTCGCGGTTCAATTTTTCCATTGCAGAGGGTGGGGGCTGTGCTTAATTTTAAGGCGGGCTGTGCCATATAGTTCCTGGGATTTTTCTTAATCAGCGCGGCAAATTGCTCGCGTTCTTTTTTGGTTGAAGCGGGACCAACTAGCATGCCATAACCGCCCGATTCGTTAGCGGGTTTAACCACCATAGTTTCGAGGTTGTCCAGCACATGTTCGCGCTCTTTGTCGTTGACACATAAATAGGAAGGCACATTCGGTAAGATCGGCTCTTCGCCCAAATAGTATTTAATAATAGCAGGTACATAGGTGTAGATAATTTTGTCGTCGGCGACACCCGCACCAGGGGCGTTGGCGAGTGCAACATTGCCTTTTGCCCAGGCACGAAATAAACCGGGAGTGCCGACACAGGAATCCGGGTTGAACACTTCAGGGTCGAGAAATTCGTCATTAATACGACGATAAATAACATCAACACGTTCTAGCCCTTTAATTGTTTTCATATAGACGCAATCGTCTTTGCCCACAGTCAAGTTGCTGCCACTGACCAGTTCTGCACCCATACGCTGGGCTAAATAGGCGTGTTCAAAATAGGCTGAGTTATAAATCCCCGGGGTAAGCACT from Oceanicoccus sp. KOV_DT_Chl encodes the following:
- a CDS encoding inositol monophosphatase family protein, with product MEPMLNIALRAARQAGEIVARATDQLDTLEVKEKSANDFVTEVDQAAEKEVIYHISKAHPDHGFLGEEGGRQGNADSDYQWVIDPIDGTTNFIRGIPHFAISIACLYKGQLEHAVILDPIRREEFTASRGKGAQLNGRRMRVSNRKSLDGALIGTGIPYKSRSEDHIPAYTESMAAVAKQTAGIRRAGAASLDLAYVAAGRLDAFWEISLNQWDIAAGVLLIRESGGLVSDFRGGNGYMESGNIVAGNPKCFKGVLQTIQPFLKGI
- a CDS encoding alpha-E domain-containing protein codes for the protein MLSQTAERVYWFARYVERTENIARLMLVRHQLILDLPKNIQPDWSLLVDMLGIHEEFKATQKEATEKNIISFIFSDRSHQGSVISTIASARENMRTTREVLPSETWECVNALYLSVSKRSGMYLSRSSRHKVLNDIIMSCQQITGLLATTMNHGDAYQFIRLGSNLEQADMTTRIVDAGSASLSGAREEIEPYRNVLWISILRSLSAYQMYRLDTSQKVKPEAVLDFLLKSEVFPRSTAFNLAELESCVQRLDHHDKTLGVIKTISKRLRTVDLSALEGIKLHQYIDDLQAELGSIHGVIYSTWLHPETLHKT
- a CDS encoding circularly permuted type 2 ATP-grasp protein, coding for MASPKTKQPTANKTAKTKRPSFDWSNYDPGIFYDELIAAKNKPRPAGKGIFSYVKKISESNLVARQKATDLVIQEMGISFTIYSEGENIDRAWPMDIIPRIIPKSEWVNVEKGLVQRVTALNMFINDVYNEQKIFKDKIVPSELILGSKDFLKACMGIKPRHGVWANICGSDLVRDDNGTVYVLEDNLRVPSGVSYMLENRAVTKRVLPQLFNKHSILPVDDYPSQLFDMLTSLSPNKVENPEIAVLTPGIYNSAYFEHAYLAQRMGAELVSGSNLTVGKDDCVYMKTIKGLERVDVIYRRINDEFLDPEVFNPDSCVGTPGLFRAWAKGNVALANAPGAGVADDKIIYTYVPAIIKYYLGEEPILPNVPSYLCVNDKEREHVLDNLETMVVKPANESGGYGMLVGPASTKKEREQFAALIKKNPRNYMAQPALKLSTAPTLCNGKIEPRHLDLRPFILQGDSSYVTPGGLTRVALRKGSLVVNSSQGGGSKDTWIVETEGK
- a CDS encoding NUDIX hydrolase, producing the protein MSSENDKNSPVAIGPWWRKSSELIYDNPWISLRHEEVITPAGSDGIYGKIHFKNRALGIIPLDENLQTVLVGQYRYALDEYSWEIPMGGGSFDQSPLSAAQRELQEETGLHGGDWQQLFKLHTSNSVTDEEGYVFLARNLQPGQQALEDTEGDLVLKQLPLKDAVAMVTRGEITDLISIAGLLAVEKLLKSGD
- a CDS encoding 4'-phosphopantetheinyl transferase superfamily protein, giving the protein MAALNLNDNEVHIWRTDIQSVPPVLLPEFLSIMSLEERERNQRFKFEQGRFDHALTRALVRTVLSRYCQRQPEEWRFTQGEHGKPELVDAPVALEFNLSHSCRFIVCAVSKQMKIGVDVEHTERKNSLSSIADRFFSEQEVKDLFALPAAEQSSRFFDYWTLKEAYMKARGEGISLGLGNFGFSFNNEEIAIAMAPILKDNPADWYFELSSPSPDQRMALAVKIAGLPQPLDIQRFDVIPLLTAG